The following are encoded together in the Flavobacterium sp. TR2 genome:
- a CDS encoding amino acid adenylation domain-containing protein, which yields MEDVYPLSPLQKGMYYHWLASPTSYFEQVSYRLKGCLNIALLEKSYEVLVDRHAALRTFFTHKFGEDVLQVVKKTGESIFSYEDVSLDPNFSFQEFKEKDRNKGFDLSRGSQMRISILKVGHETYELVWSQHHILMDGWCISILIRDFFQIYNDLQLNRKPVLDPVIPYSKYIQWLEKVDVSKSKQYWKNYLLNYETKSSPPKKTVASKGFVSKETALKIEKSARNNIEQVCANLGITENIFIQTIWGILLGKYNGTNDVVFGSVVSGRPAEIIGVEKIIGLFINTIPVRIQSQKNMTARELFKQVMQQSINSTYHHYIQLNDVLEVSDLGRDLFDHILVFENFPIDDNLIVASDEELAVLESEIYEHNNYDFTVAVVPGKESLDIRFNYNGQIFDALVVERLKAHFENCIHTIAKDPDSIIDTLDYLSKEEKQQIIIDFNSDNLIYDKANNLIALLEEYTKKTPNEIAVVYEDKSITYKTLEEKSNQFAHYLKSNYEIGLGDTVVVKLEKTEWTIIALLGILKSGGVYVPVDINYPEERIQFIAEDCNSKVVIDEEKLSLFKNKTEIWPVHNYFEIKLLGSDLAYIIYTSGTTGKPKGVMVEHKNIVSFIESCKKEFGIEKLKLPLLSSNAFDISLFELFYPLATGGTVTILSNNNSKDINYLAQCMKKVNGFHAVPALMAQILNYIKSTNTQHQFQGITNLFTGGDAVSTSILKEMREVFPNAAIHELYGPTETTIFVTAHHYDSTTKESEYNGALIGSPNPNSSLYILDEHNQACGLGIAGEICVGGDGVTRGYINQPELTEEKFIENPFDLTGRIYKTGDLGCWLANGNIEFLGRKDQQVKIRGYRIELGEIENTISHYSEDIKQVVVEVKENNQEKVLVAYLVSNTHVDKLELRNFLQSRLPDYMVPGFYVVLENLPLTSNGKIDRKALPGISGEDLIKREYVAPRNETEEKLAEIWQEVLGIEKIGITDNFFELGGHSLKATRLIAEIYKHFRVELNISLLFEAPILGELANQIDNIIWVNAAVDVKGVETDDIVI from the coding sequence ATGGAAGATGTATATCCGTTAAGTCCTTTACAAAAAGGAATGTATTATCACTGGTTAGCCTCTCCAACATCTTACTTTGAGCAAGTAAGCTATAGGTTAAAAGGTTGTTTAAATATAGCATTACTAGAAAAAAGCTATGAAGTTTTGGTTGATAGACACGCCGCTTTAAGAACTTTCTTCACCCATAAATTTGGAGAAGATGTTCTGCAGGTTGTTAAAAAAACAGGAGAATCAATATTTTCTTATGAAGATGTAAGCTTAGATCCGAACTTTTCTTTTCAAGAATTTAAAGAAAAAGATAGAAATAAAGGGTTCGATTTGAGTAGAGGCTCACAAATGAGAATTAGTATTTTAAAGGTAGGACACGAAACATACGAATTGGTTTGGAGCCAGCACCATATTTTAATGGACGGATGGTGTATAAGTATTTTAATTAGAGATTTTTTTCAGATTTATAATGATTTACAACTCAATAGAAAGCCTGTATTAGATCCTGTTATTCCTTATTCAAAATACATACAATGGCTCGAAAAAGTAGATGTATCCAAATCAAAACAATATTGGAAAAATTACTTATTAAATTATGAAACCAAAAGTTCGCCACCTAAAAAAACAGTAGCCAGCAAAGGTTTTGTTTCTAAAGAGACTGCTTTAAAAATTGAAAAATCAGCTAGAAATAACATCGAGCAAGTTTGTGCGAATCTGGGAATAACAGAAAATATTTTTATTCAGACAATATGGGGGATTCTTCTAGGCAAGTATAATGGAACTAATGATGTTGTTTTCGGTTCTGTAGTATCTGGGAGACCAGCTGAAATAATAGGGGTTGAAAAAATAATAGGACTATTCATAAATACCATTCCTGTTCGTATACAATCACAAAAGAACATGACAGCAAGAGAACTTTTTAAACAAGTTATGCAGCAGTCAATTAACAGTACCTACCATCATTACATTCAGTTAAATGATGTATTAGAAGTGAGTGATCTAGGAAGAGATTTATTTGATCATATTTTAGTTTTTGAAAATTTTCCTATTGATGATAATTTAATAGTTGCGTCAGACGAGGAACTGGCAGTATTAGAATCTGAAATTTATGAGCATAATAATTATGATTTTACAGTTGCTGTTGTTCCAGGAAAGGAAAGTTTAGATATCAGGTTTAATTATAATGGACAAATCTTTGACGCTTTAGTAGTGGAAAGATTAAAAGCGCATTTTGAAAATTGTATCCACACGATTGCCAAAGATCCTGATAGTATTATTGACACCCTGGACTATCTTTCAAAAGAAGAAAAGCAGCAAATAATAATAGATTTCAATAGTGATAATTTAATATATGATAAAGCAAATAATCTAATTGCTCTTTTAGAAGAATATACAAAAAAAACACCTAATGAAATCGCGGTGGTTTATGAAGATAAAAGCATAACATATAAGACATTAGAAGAAAAATCGAATCAATTTGCTCATTACTTAAAGAGTAATTATGAAATTGGGTTAGGCGACACTGTTGTTGTTAAACTAGAAAAGACAGAATGGACTATTATAGCCTTGTTAGGAATATTGAAATCTGGCGGGGTATATGTTCCTGTCGATATAAATTATCCAGAAGAAAGAATTCAATTTATCGCAGAAGATTGTAACTCTAAAGTGGTAATTGATGAAGAAAAACTAAGTCTGTTTAAAAATAAAACCGAAATATGGCCAGTACATAATTATTTTGAAATTAAATTGTTAGGTAGCGATTTGGCTTATATTATTTATACGTCAGGAACTACAGGGAAACCTAAAGGCGTAATGGTTGAACATAAAAATATAGTTTCGTTTATTGAAAGCTGCAAAAAAGAATTTGGTATTGAAAAATTAAAACTACCATTATTATCATCTAATGCCTTTGATATCTCTTTATTTGAATTGTTTTATCCTTTAGCGACAGGAGGAACAGTAACAATTTTAAGTAACAATAATAGTAAAGACATAAATTATTTAGCGCAATGCATGAAAAAGGTAAATGGATTTCATGCTGTACCGGCGTTAATGGCACAAATATTAAATTATATAAAAAGCACAAATACACAGCACCAATTTCAAGGAATTACTAACCTGTTTACAGGAGGGGATGCTGTTTCTACAAGTATTCTCAAAGAAATGAGAGAAGTCTTTCCAAATGCAGCCATACACGAACTTTATGGGCCCACAGAGACTACAATATTTGTTACCGCCCATCATTATGATAGCACTACAAAAGAGAGTGAATACAACGGAGCCTTAATAGGAAGCCCTAATCCAAATTCGAGCCTATATATTCTTGATGAACATAATCAAGCTTGCGGATTGGGTATAGCAGGGGAAATATGTGTAGGAGGTGACGGAGTTACAAGAGGTTATATAAATCAACCCGAATTAACGGAAGAAAAATTTATCGAAAACCCATTTGATTTAACCGGCAGAATATACAAAACCGGAGATTTAGGCTGTTGGTTAGCCAACGGTAATATTGAGTTTTTAGGCAGAAAAGACCAGCAAGTAAAAATACGCGGCTACAGAATTGAGCTTGGAGAGATAGAGAATACTATTTCGCATTATTCGGAGGATATAAAACAAGTGGTTGTTGAAGTAAAAGAAAACAATCAGGAGAAAGTATTGGTCGCTTATCTAGTATCGAACACTCATGTAGATAAATTAGAATTGAGAAACTTTCTGCAAAGCAGACTGCCCGATTATATGGTTCCAGGTTTTTATGTCGTCTTAGAAAACCTGCCTTTAACCTCAAACGGGAAAATAGATAGAAAAGCTCTGCCAGGTATATCGGGAGAAGATCTTATTAAAAGAGAATATGTAGCTCCAAGAAACGAAACCGAAGAAAAATTAGCAGAAATCTGGCAAGAAGTATTAGGAATAGAAAAAATAGGTATAACCGATAACTTCTTTGAATTAGGAGGACATAGTTTAAAAGCGACCCGTTTAATCGCAGAAATTTATAAACATTTTCGCGTAGAACTTAATATCTCTCTATTATTTGAAGCACCTATTTTAGGAGAGTTAGCGAATCAAATAGATAATATAATCTGGGTTAATGCCGCTGTTGATGTTAAAGGCGTTGAAACAGATGATATTGTTATATGA
- a CDS encoding non-ribosomal peptide synthetase, protein MQGNIIGVPNGNIKIYILDPQERLCPIGVSGEICVAGNQLARGYINGNGDGNFKDSLALNKKIYKTGDYARWLNNGKIEFLGRKDSQVKIRGHRIELYEIESVIEDNPLVENVIVLYKAINNNEKELVAYIKGDESLSLSKLKEEISIKLPNHMIPSYFFIMKEFPITSNGKIAINDLPLLTTNEKRKTLIFNETEQIIEGIWQSILSDPNIGLDDNFFDLGGNSIKVMIMARLIKEAFEVIIPIADFYKYNTIKLLSIKINQANRSQIEKDSIKIESSVAAIQNTIRILNNLDSNDEKL, encoded by the coding sequence ATGCAGGGGAATATTATAGGTGTGCCAAATGGCAATATTAAAATTTACATCTTAGATCCTCAAGAAAGATTATGTCCAATTGGCGTCTCTGGAGAAATTTGTGTTGCAGGAAACCAATTAGCCAGAGGATATATTAATGGGAATGGAGATGGAAACTTCAAAGACTCGCTAGCTTTAAATAAAAAAATATACAAGACAGGAGATTATGCCAGATGGCTTAATAATGGCAAAATAGAGTTTTTAGGTCGAAAGGATTCTCAAGTAAAAATAAGAGGGCACCGAATTGAATTATATGAAATTGAAAGTGTTATTGAGGATAATCCTTTGGTAGAAAATGTGATAGTGCTATATAAGGCAATCAATAATAATGAAAAAGAATTGGTAGCTTATATAAAAGGGGACGAAAGCTTAAGTCTTAGCAAATTAAAAGAAGAAATAAGTATAAAATTACCCAATCATATGATTCCGTCCTATTTTTTTATAATGAAGGAATTCCCAATAACATCAAATGGAAAAATAGCAATCAATGACTTGCCGCTTCTAACAACCAATGAAAAAAGAAAGACTTTAATATTTAATGAAACAGAGCAGATAATAGAAGGCATTTGGCAATCGATATTATCCGATCCCAATATTGGTCTTGATGATAATTTTTTCGATTTAGGAGGAAACTCTATAAAAGTAATGATTATGGCGAGACTGATTAAAGAAGCTTTTGAGGTTATCATTCCTATAGCAGATTTCTATAAGTATAATACAATAAAATTATTAAGCATTAAAATAAATCAAGCCAACCGCTCTCAAATAGAAAAAGATAGTATAAAAATAGAATCTTCAGTAGCGGCTATACAAAACACTATTAGAATTTTAAACAATTTAGACAGTAATGATGAAAAATTATAG
- a CDS encoding beta-ketoacyl synthase N-terminal-like domain-containing protein, giving the protein MMKNYSKDRTGLELAIIGISCKVPGADNWREFWNNLLGAKESIHFYKDAELENLGVNKSVFSEKNYVKAKSVVNNKGSFDNLFFKYSTKEAALMNPTHRIFHENVWEALEDAGYTPDQVNGKISIYAGVGDDTNWKAYAMMKNMDGLIDDLTLNFISSKDHLASLIAYKLNLQGAAYSINTACSSSLAAIHLACRGLLMGEAKLAVAGGVSLDTSIQKGYKYQEELIYSSDGHCRTFDDAASGTVGSEGSGVVVLKKLSDAIEDNDHIYAVIKGSAANNDGNRKVGYAAPSIIGQTECIKTAHKLANVEAETIEYIEAHGTGTKIGDPIEVEALNLAFNNNNSHNCALGSVKTNFGHTDAASGVIGLIKTALSLKYKKIPPTLHYKKANAEIYFEEGPFYVNAELKEWEGNGQPLRAGVSSFGIGGTNVHLILEEAPEQISSVVEKQINRVLTVSAKTSSSLKKYLNKLHTFLEAEDVNLDNLIYTYRVGRTSFNYRIALEFKDKNELLNKLSENNGRSDLFADVTKKKKTVFLFPGLGSQYSGMIKDVYENENVFKEKIDEGCSYLKELTGEDFKTILFSENEKIEKQKYAEPLLFLAEYSLAYLLKSFEVLPDYVLGQNIGEYAAACVSGIFTFEEGLKLMVLKSSLLNEKKPAILLSAFLTEEEAEKFINNKISLAAVNGTQQVTFSGKQKEIEDLSNQLSEMGVMNSKLQKKHIDYSNVNDAFKKQFISFWNDLSLNEMKVPFVSSITAELVLEEQVTKPEYWLNLITETSRFYSSIAQLTEKEKDLVFIEVGSGNTLERLINREAVSTNKKTTIINLTRQAKDTADGSNVLENALIKLWHNGTNVNWAVYYDKSKYKRISLPVYPFETSQFPSEVEPFKAMFETKAPSFDSSNISHAQQDEIRGSETMVEEDIVLDKLKKIFKDFFDIEEVNDESDFFELGLNSLNGMLLLKSIKAEFKIDFTLQEFFECESIVDITSKIVKFQSNEPQLNSYKTITI; this is encoded by the coding sequence ATGATGAAAAATTATAGTAAAGATAGAACAGGGCTTGAGCTTGCTATTATAGGTATATCTTGCAAAGTGCCAGGTGCGGATAATTGGAGAGAATTTTGGAACAATTTATTGGGTGCAAAGGAATCCATACATTTTTATAAAGACGCTGAATTAGAAAATTTGGGGGTAAATAAATCTGTATTTTCAGAAAAGAATTATGTAAAAGCAAAATCGGTTGTGAATAATAAAGGAAGTTTTGATAATCTTTTTTTTAAATATTCAACTAAAGAAGCCGCTTTAATGAATCCTACACACAGAATATTTCATGAAAATGTATGGGAGGCGCTAGAAGATGCTGGATACACTCCTGATCAAGTTAATGGAAAAATCAGCATTTATGCAGGAGTGGGGGATGATACAAATTGGAAGGCCTATGCCATGATGAAAAATATGGATGGCTTAATAGATGATTTGACGCTTAATTTTATTTCAAGTAAAGATCATTTAGCATCACTAATAGCCTATAAACTTAATTTACAAGGCGCAGCATACTCAATAAATACAGCATGCTCATCATCATTAGCTGCCATTCATTTAGCCTGTAGAGGATTACTAATGGGAGAAGCGAAATTAGCTGTTGCTGGAGGTGTTTCCTTAGATACGTCAATACAAAAAGGATATAAATATCAGGAAGAGCTGATATATTCTTCTGATGGGCATTGCAGAACTTTTGATGATGCGGCAAGCGGTACAGTGGGCAGCGAAGGATCTGGAGTGGTAGTTTTAAAAAAATTAAGTGACGCTATTGAAGATAATGATCATATATATGCTGTTATAAAAGGAAGTGCCGCAAATAATGATGGGAATAGAAAAGTAGGATACGCGGCTCCTAGTATTATAGGCCAAACAGAATGTATAAAAACAGCTCATAAGCTGGCAAATGTAGAAGCAGAAACTATTGAATACATTGAAGCTCACGGAACAGGAACCAAAATAGGGGATCCAATTGAAGTTGAAGCTTTAAATTTAGCATTCAATAATAATAACAGCCATAATTGTGCTTTAGGATCTGTAAAAACAAATTTTGGGCACACAGATGCGGCATCAGGAGTTATAGGATTAATAAAAACGGCACTCAGCTTAAAATATAAAAAAATACCTCCGACTCTGCATTATAAAAAAGCAAATGCTGAAATTTATTTTGAGGAAGGGCCATTCTATGTAAATGCAGAATTGAAAGAATGGGAAGGTAATGGACAACCTCTTAGAGCTGGCGTAAGTTCCTTTGGAATTGGAGGCACAAATGTTCATCTGATACTGGAAGAAGCCCCTGAGCAAATATCTAGTGTAGTTGAAAAACAAATAAATAGAGTTTTAACAGTTTCTGCCAAAACCAGCAGTTCGCTCAAAAAGTATTTAAATAAGCTTCATACTTTTCTGGAAGCGGAAGACGTAAATTTAGATAATCTTATATACACATATAGAGTAGGGAGAACTTCTTTTAACTACAGAATAGCATTAGAATTTAAAGATAAAAATGAACTTCTAAATAAACTGTCTGAAAATAACGGCAGATCAGATCTTTTTGCAGATGTAACCAAGAAAAAAAAGACTGTTTTTCTTTTTCCAGGTTTGGGAAGCCAATATAGCGGGATGATAAAAGATGTTTATGAGAACGAAAATGTCTTTAAAGAAAAAATTGATGAAGGGTGTAGCTATCTAAAAGAACTTACTGGCGAAGATTTTAAAACAATCTTATTTTCCGAAAACGAAAAAATTGAGAAACAAAAATATGCAGAGCCATTACTCTTCTTAGCAGAATATTCGTTGGCCTATTTGTTAAAATCATTTGAGGTATTGCCAGACTATGTATTAGGTCAGAATATTGGAGAATATGCTGCCGCGTGTGTGAGCGGAATATTCACATTTGAAGAAGGCTTAAAGTTAATGGTTCTAAAATCAAGTTTATTAAATGAGAAAAAACCTGCCATTTTATTAAGTGCATTCTTGACTGAAGAAGAAGCAGAAAAGTTTATTAATAATAAAATTTCATTAGCAGCCGTAAACGGTACACAGCAAGTAACATTTTCTGGAAAGCAAAAAGAAATAGAAGATCTTAGTAATCAGCTAAGTGAAATGGGAGTGATGAATTCTAAGCTTCAAAAAAAGCACATAGATTATTCAAATGTAAATGATGCTTTTAAAAAACAGTTTATTTCATTTTGGAATGACTTATCGCTAAATGAAATGAAAGTTCCTTTTGTTTCCAGCATAACAGCAGAATTAGTGCTAGAGGAACAAGTAACGAAACCAGAATATTGGTTAAATCTGATTACAGAAACAAGCAGATTTTATAGCAGTATAGCACAATTGACAGAAAAAGAGAAGGATCTTGTTTTTATAGAAGTCGGCTCGGGAAATACTCTTGAAAGATTAATAAATAGGGAAGCAGTTTCAACAAATAAAAAAACAACCATTATTAATTTAACGAGACAAGCAAAAGATACTGCTGATGGCTCAAATGTTTTAGAAAATGCATTGATAAAACTGTGGCATAACGGCACAAATGTAAACTGGGCAGTTTACTATGATAAAAGTAAATATAAGAGAATTTCATTACCAGTATACCCTTTTGAAACAAGTCAATTTCCCTCTGAAGTAGAACCATTCAAAGCAATGTTTGAGACAAAAGCACCGTCTTTCGACTCATCAAATATTTCCCATGCGCAACAGGATGAAATTAGAGGATCAGAGACAATGGTAGAAGAAGATATAGTGCTGGATAAATTAAAAAAAATATTCAAAGACTTTTTTGATATTGAGGAAGTTAATGATGAAAGCGACTTTTTTGAATTAGGATTAAATTCATTAAATGGAATGCTTTTATTAAAAAGTATTAAAGCAGAATTTAAGATAGACTTTACACTGCAGGAATTTTTTGAATGTGAATCAATAGTAGATATTACTTCTAAAATAGTAAAATTTCAATCTAATGAACCTCAATTAAATTCATATAAAACAATTACAATATGA